In Cupriavidus taiwanensis, the following proteins share a genomic window:
- a CDS encoding SulP family inorganic anion transporter, giving the protein MPAPITAPLLPRLFPWSQRVDPTTLRADLVAGLLGAVLVLPQGVAFATLAGLPPQYGIYSAVVPCIVAALFGSSWHVMSGPTNANSLALFAMLSPLAFAGSPAYIGLALAVTIVVGVMQLAVGTLRLGSLANFISPSVLLGFTCGAATLIGLYALKDLFGLSVPTGTSAFGVLRHLFEHAGTINWDAAMVGAVTLAVTLLCKRLWRRLPFMLLGLLAGYGVALWLNQAGGHHVNVVGPIPSALPHFEVPDVDWRKLPDLLGIAAALTIVALGQSISIAKAVALRSGQHIDANREFIGQGLSNIAGGFFSGYISCGSLNRSVPNFEAGARTPLASVFSALWLVALVAVSAPLLAQIPMAAIAAMLLLVAWGLLDIARLRRIFTLSRTEFAIAIGTFAATLVIRLEMAVLLGTVLSLVAYLYRTSRPAVRSLVPDADDPGRRFTPLDELRRPQPECPQLKLLRMEGAIYFGAVQYVTDRLHWLRTVNPGQTHLLAMTKSMNFIDLAGAEMWEYELSERRALGGDLYFHRPRTQVLQTWAQTGFTDKLGADHVFPTKRQALHTIIGQLSPEVCARCTVRIFEECASRPGATAATAASAQP; this is encoded by the coding sequence ATGCCCGCGCCCATCACCGCACCCCTGCTGCCACGCCTGTTCCCCTGGAGCCAGCGCGTCGACCCGACCACGCTGCGCGCCGACCTGGTGGCGGGACTGCTCGGCGCCGTGCTGGTGTTGCCGCAGGGGGTGGCGTTCGCCACGCTCGCCGGCCTGCCGCCGCAGTACGGCATCTACAGCGCGGTGGTGCCGTGCATCGTGGCGGCGCTGTTCGGTTCCAGCTGGCACGTCATGTCGGGGCCGACCAACGCCAACTCGCTGGCGCTGTTCGCGATGCTGAGCCCGCTCGCGTTCGCGGGCAGCCCGGCCTATATCGGCCTGGCGCTGGCGGTGACCATCGTGGTCGGCGTGATGCAGCTTGCGGTGGGCACGCTGCGGCTGGGCTCGCTCGCCAACTTCATTTCGCCGTCGGTGCTGCTCGGCTTTACCTGCGGCGCGGCGACGCTGATAGGGCTGTACGCGCTGAAGGACCTGTTCGGCCTGTCGGTGCCGACCGGCACCAGCGCCTTCGGCGTGTTGCGCCACCTGTTCGAGCATGCCGGCACCATCAACTGGGACGCGGCCATGGTCGGCGCCGTCACGCTGGCGGTGACGCTGCTGTGCAAGCGGCTCTGGCGGCGCCTGCCGTTCATGCTGCTGGGCCTGCTGGCCGGCTATGGCGTGGCGCTGTGGCTGAACCAGGCTGGCGGCCACCACGTCAACGTCGTGGGGCCGATTCCGTCGGCACTGCCGCACTTCGAGGTGCCTGACGTCGACTGGCGCAAGCTGCCCGACCTGCTGGGCATCGCCGCGGCGCTGACCATCGTCGCGCTGGGCCAGTCGATCTCGATCGCCAAGGCGGTGGCGTTGCGCTCGGGCCAGCATATCGATGCCAACCGCGAGTTCATCGGCCAGGGCCTGTCGAATATCGCGGGTGGCTTCTTCTCCGGCTATATCTCGTGCGGCTCGCTCAACCGCTCGGTGCCCAACTTCGAGGCCGGCGCGCGCACGCCGCTGGCGAGCGTGTTCTCGGCGCTGTGGCTGGTGGCGCTGGTCGCGGTCAGCGCGCCGCTGCTGGCGCAGATCCCGATGGCGGCGATCGCGGCGATGCTGCTGCTGGTGGCGTGGGGCCTGCTCGACATCGCGCGGCTGCGCCGCATCTTCACGCTCAGCCGCACCGAGTTCGCGATCGCCATCGGCACCTTTGCCGCCACGCTGGTGATCCGGCTGGAAATGGCGGTGCTGCTCGGCACCGTGCTGTCGCTGGTGGCTTACCTGTACCGCACCTCGCGGCCCGCGGTGCGCAGCCTGGTGCCGGATGCCGACGATCCCGGCCGGCGCTTCACGCCGCTGGACGAGCTGCGCCGTCCGCAGCCGGAATGTCCGCAGCTCAAGCTGCTGCGCATGGAGGGTGCGATCTACTTCGGCGCGGTGCAATACGTGACCGACCGCCTGCACTGGCTGCGCACCGTCAATCCCGGCCAGACCCACCTGCTGGCGATGACCAAGAGCATGAATTTCATCGACCTCGCCGGGGCGGAAATGTGGGAATACGAGCTGAGCGAGCGGCGCGCGCTCGGCGGCGACCTGTACTTCCACCGGCCGCGCACGCAGGTGCTGCAGACCTGGGCGCAGACCGGCTTTACCGACAAGCTCGGCGCCGACCATGTGTTCCCGACCAAGCGGCAGGCGCTGCACACCATCATCGGACAACTGTCGCCGGAAGTCTGCGCCCGCTGCACCGTGCGCATCTTCGAGGAATGCGCGTCGCGGCCTGGCGCCACCGCAGCGACGGCCGCGTCCGCGCAGCCATGA
- a CDS encoding LysR substrate-binding domain-containing protein — protein sequence MHARVLRYLDEVVRRGSIRKAAEHLHVAPTAVNRQILDLEAELGAPLFERINKRLRLTPLGEMVLAHVRQTLREHDALRERIEEFKGARRGEVTLAVTAGLAGSLMPSLVHDFRQRYPGIVVRVNDLPVADIVAAVEQGDADLGLGYDLPELPAFRALASSDWQIGAVVPPGHALAARPSVLLSECVGYPLILPAPSLSIRAILDAAFARNAIEVSPVAESTSTVLIRQLVLLGTGIALLNPLDVMEERARQALVYVPLRDRHLQGQTLTLVARAGGPLNAAAALMAERIGDALATLFAQAR from the coding sequence ATGCACGCCAGAGTCCTACGCTATCTCGACGAGGTCGTTCGCCGCGGTTCCATCCGCAAGGCGGCCGAGCACCTGCATGTGGCGCCGACCGCGGTCAACCGGCAGATCCTGGATCTGGAGGCCGAACTGGGCGCGCCGTTGTTCGAGCGCATCAACAAGCGCCTGCGGCTGACGCCGCTGGGCGAGATGGTGCTGGCCCACGTCCGCCAGACGCTGCGCGAGCACGACGCGCTGCGCGAGCGCATCGAGGAGTTCAAGGGCGCGCGCCGGGGCGAGGTCACGCTGGCGGTGACGGCAGGCCTGGCGGGCTCGCTGATGCCGTCGCTGGTGCATGACTTCCGCCAGCGCTATCCGGGCATCGTGGTGCGCGTCAATGACCTGCCGGTGGCTGATATCGTGGCGGCGGTGGAGCAGGGCGATGCCGACCTGGGCCTGGGCTATGACCTGCCGGAACTGCCGGCCTTTCGTGCGCTGGCCAGCAGCGACTGGCAGATCGGTGCGGTGGTGCCGCCCGGCCATGCGCTGGCGGCGCGGCCATCGGTGCTGCTAAGCGAATGTGTCGGCTATCCGCTGATCCTGCCGGCGCCGTCGTTGTCGATCCGCGCCATCCTCGATGCGGCCTTTGCGCGCAATGCAATCGAAGTGTCGCCGGTGGCGGAGTCGACCTCGACCGTGCTGATCCGCCAGCTGGTGCTGCTGGGGACCGGCATTGCCCTGCTGAACCCGCTCGACGTGATGGAGGAGCGCGCGCGCCAGGCGCTGGTGTACGTGCCCTTGCGCGACCGCCACCTGCAGGGCCAGACGCTGACACTGGTGGCGCGCGCCGGCGGCCCACTCAACGCCGCGGCGGCGCTGATGGCCGAGCGCATCGGCGACGCGCTGGCGACGCTGTTCGCGCAGGCCCGCTGA
- a CDS encoding tripartite tricarboxylate transporter substrate binding protein BugE, which produces MKAVLNAGAAACIAALGLAHAGLAHAQSYPAKPIRLIVPFAAGGTTDIVARAVSDGLGRELGQPVVVENRGGGGGAIGADALAKSAPDGYTLGIATVSTMATNPATNPKNPYDPLKDFAPITNLVNVPNVLTVNPKVPAKTLKEFVAMLKANPGKYSYASAGKGSISHLDGELFKDITQTDMVHIPYRGSGPALNDTLAGQVNAQFDNLPSSMPHIQAGKLRALAVAAPKRVEGLPDVPTFAEAGMKDMNNMAWYGLVAPAGTPAAIITRVHDAAVKALQDPNVKRRLADSGAYTDGNTPAQYAAQIKRELDLRKKIARDQNITLE; this is translated from the coding sequence TTGAAAGCAGTCCTTAACGCCGGCGCAGCCGCATGCATCGCGGCCCTCGGCCTGGCCCACGCCGGCCTGGCGCACGCCCAGTCCTACCCTGCCAAGCCGATCCGCCTGATCGTGCCGTTCGCGGCCGGCGGCACCACCGATATCGTGGCGCGCGCGGTGTCCGACGGCCTGGGCCGTGAACTGGGCCAGCCGGTGGTGGTGGAAAACCGCGGCGGCGGCGGCGGCGCCATCGGTGCCGACGCGCTCGCCAAGTCCGCGCCGGACGGCTACACGCTGGGCATCGCCACGGTCAGCACCATGGCAACCAACCCGGCCACCAACCCGAAGAATCCGTACGATCCGCTCAAGGACTTCGCGCCGATCACCAACCTGGTCAACGTGCCCAACGTGCTGACGGTGAATCCGAAGGTCCCGGCCAAGACCCTGAAGGAATTCGTGGCGATGCTGAAGGCCAACCCGGGCAAGTACAGCTACGCCTCGGCCGGCAAGGGCAGTATCTCCCACCTGGACGGGGAACTGTTCAAGGACATCACCCAGACCGACATGGTTCACATCCCCTACCGGGGATCGGGCCCGGCGCTGAACGACACGCTGGCGGGCCAGGTCAACGCGCAATTCGACAACCTGCCGTCGTCGATGCCGCATATCCAGGCCGGCAAGCTGCGCGCACTGGCGGTGGCAGCGCCCAAGCGCGTCGAGGGCCTGCCCGACGTGCCGACCTTTGCCGAAGCCGGCATGAAGGACATGAACAACATGGCCTGGTACGGCCTGGTGGCGCCGGCCGGCACGCCGGCGGCGATCATCACCCGCGTGCATGACGCGGCGGTCAAGGCGCTGCAAGACCCCAACGTCAAGCGCCGCCTGGCTGACAGCGGCGCCTACACCGATGGCAACACCCCGGCGCAGTACGCCGCCCAGATCAAGCGCGAACTGGACCTGCGCAAAAAGATCGCGCGCGACCAGAACATCACGCTGGAATAA
- the xth gene encoding exodeoxyribonuclease III, whose translation MSALGLPGQGPLRIASWNVNSLKVRLPQVLQWLAEQDQAGAPIDALCLQELKLPDDKYPLAELENAGFHSVYTGQKTYNGVAILARDASMPGPVDVVRNIPGFEDAQQRVIAATYGDLRLVCAYFPNGQSPDSDKFAYKLQWLEAMTAWLREEMTRHPRLALLGDFNIAPEDRDVHDPAKWEGQNLVSPPERAAFAALLELGLADAFRKFEQPEKAFSWWDYRMLAFRRNAGLRIDHILLSPALTEQCSACVIDRVPRTWEQPSDHTPVVATLHCG comes from the coding sequence ATGAGCGCGCTGGGACTGCCGGGCCAGGGCCCGCTGCGCATTGCCAGCTGGAACGTCAATTCGCTGAAGGTGCGCCTGCCGCAGGTGCTGCAGTGGCTGGCCGAGCAGGACCAGGCCGGCGCGCCGATCGACGCGCTGTGCCTGCAGGAACTGAAGCTGCCCGACGACAAGTACCCGCTGGCCGAACTGGAAAACGCCGGCTTCCACAGCGTCTACACCGGCCAGAAAACGTACAACGGCGTCGCCATCCTGGCGCGCGACGCAAGCATGCCCGGCCCCGTCGACGTGGTGCGCAACATCCCCGGCTTCGAGGACGCGCAGCAGCGCGTGATCGCCGCGACGTATGGCGACCTGCGCCTGGTCTGCGCCTATTTCCCCAACGGGCAGTCGCCCGATTCGGACAAGTTCGCCTACAAGCTGCAATGGCTCGAAGCGATGACCGCGTGGCTGCGCGAGGAAATGACGCGCCACCCGCGGCTGGCGCTGCTGGGCGACTTCAATATCGCGCCGGAAGACCGCGACGTGCACGACCCGGCCAAGTGGGAAGGCCAGAACCTGGTCTCGCCGCCCGAGCGCGCCGCCTTTGCCGCGCTGCTCGAACTCGGCCTGGCCGATGCGTTCCGCAAGTTCGAGCAGCCGGAGAAGGCCTTCTCGTGGTGGGACTACCGCATGCTGGCGTTCCGGCGCAATGCCGGCCTGCGCATCGACCATATCCTGCTGTCGCCGGCGCTGACCGAGCAGTGCAGCGCGTGCGTGATCGACCGGGTGCCGCGCACCTGGGAGCAGCCATCCGACCACACCCCGGTGGTGGCGACGCTGCATTGCGGCTGA
- a CDS encoding M3 family metallopeptidase, giving the protein MDHAANATNPLLDFSDLPRFAEIRPEHISPALDVLLERAQQAVARAEDPATPADWANAVQALEAATEPLGRAWGVVSHLSAVADTPELRQAHAENLPRMTEFWSSLGQSLALYEKYKALAASPEFAGMSAARHQLIENELRGFRLGGAELPEDKKPRFAEIQEQQAQLSKAFSDHVLDATNAYALVIEDEARLSGLPDDAREAARHAAEKDGKAGWKFTLHFPSYFPVLQYADDRALRQTLYEANVTRASELGPQHGQGQPDWDNTANMREQLALRREEAQMLGYQCYGEVSLVPKMAESPAEVLKFLDELAVKARPYAEQDWAELKAFAAAELGLPELAPWDVAYASEKLRQQRYAFSEHEVKQYFPEAKVLEGLFGVVQKLFSVSIQPEQAQTWHPDARFFRVSTPDGTLLAQFYIDLYAREGKRGGAWMDDARGRKVLEHGGVQTPVAYLTCNFSAPVGDKPALFTHDEVITLFHEFGHGLHHMLTQVGELGVSGINGVEWDAVELPSQFMENFCWEYEVLTGMTQHVDTGEPLPRALFDRMLAAKNFQNGMMTLRQIVFSSFDMHLHTDFDPAGATSVLELSRQINDRVHVVPQHPLSRWPNTFSHIFAGGYAAGYYSYKWAEVLSADVYAAFEEAAQLSGTVLDSETGARYQREILSVGGSRPAMDSFVAFRGRAPQIDALLRHGGMAA; this is encoded by the coding sequence ATGGACCACGCCGCCAACGCTACCAATCCGCTGCTGGACTTTTCCGACCTGCCCCGCTTTGCCGAGATCCGGCCGGAGCACATCAGCCCCGCCCTCGACGTGCTGCTGGAACGCGCGCAACAGGCCGTCGCCCGCGCCGAGGATCCCGCCACGCCCGCCGACTGGGCCAACGCCGTGCAGGCGCTGGAAGCCGCCACCGAGCCGCTGGGCCGCGCCTGGGGCGTGGTCAGCCACCTCAGCGCCGTCGCCGATACGCCCGAGCTGCGCCAGGCGCATGCCGAGAACCTGCCGCGCATGACCGAGTTCTGGTCGTCGCTGGGCCAGAGCCTGGCGCTGTATGAGAAATACAAGGCGCTGGCGGCCAGCCCCGAGTTCGCCGGCATGAGCGCGGCGCGCCACCAGCTGATCGAGAACGAGCTGCGCGGCTTCCGCCTCGGCGGCGCCGAACTGCCCGAGGACAAGAAGCCGCGCTTTGCCGAGATCCAGGAGCAGCAGGCCCAGCTGTCCAAGGCCTTCTCCGACCACGTGCTCGACGCCACCAACGCCTACGCGCTGGTCATCGAGGACGAGGCGCGCCTGTCCGGCCTGCCCGACGATGCCCGTGAAGCCGCCCGCCACGCCGCGGAAAAGGATGGCAAGGCCGGCTGGAAGTTCACGCTGCACTTCCCCTCCTACTTCCCCGTGCTGCAGTACGCGGACGACCGCGCGCTGCGCCAGACCCTGTACGAGGCCAACGTCACGCGCGCATCCGAGCTTGGGCCGCAGCACGGCCAGGGCCAGCCCGACTGGGACAACACCGCCAATATGCGCGAGCAGCTGGCCCTGCGCCGCGAAGAGGCGCAGATGCTCGGCTACCAGTGCTATGGCGAAGTCTCGCTGGTGCCGAAGATGGCCGAGTCGCCGGCCGAGGTGCTCAAGTTCCTCGACGAACTGGCGGTCAAGGCGCGCCCCTACGCCGAGCAGGACTGGGCCGAGCTGAAGGCCTTCGCCGCGGCCGAGCTGGGCCTGCCGGAACTGGCGCCATGGGACGTGGCCTATGCCTCGGAGAAGCTGCGCCAGCAGCGCTATGCGTTCTCCGAACACGAGGTCAAGCAGTATTTCCCGGAAGCCAAGGTGCTGGAGGGCCTGTTCGGCGTGGTGCAGAAGCTGTTCTCGGTGAGCATCCAGCCCGAGCAGGCGCAGACCTGGCACCCCGACGCGCGCTTCTTCCGCGTCAGCACCCCCGATGGCACGCTGCTGGCCCAGTTCTACATCGACCTGTACGCGCGCGAAGGCAAGCGCGGCGGCGCGTGGATGGACGACGCCCGCGGGCGCAAGGTGCTCGAGCATGGCGGCGTGCAGACCCCCGTGGCCTACCTGACCTGCAACTTCTCGGCGCCGGTCGGCGACAAGCCCGCGCTGTTCACGCACGATGAGGTCATCACCCTGTTCCACGAGTTCGGCCACGGCCTGCACCACATGCTGACGCAGGTGGGCGAACTCGGCGTGTCGGGCATCAACGGCGTGGAGTGGGACGCGGTGGAACTGCCGTCGCAGTTCATGGAGAACTTCTGCTGGGAGTACGAAGTGCTGACCGGCATGACGCAGCATGTCGACACCGGCGAGCCGCTGCCGCGCGCGCTGTTCGACCGCATGCTGGCGGCCAAGAACTTCCAGAACGGCATGATGACGCTGCGCCAGATCGTGTTCTCGTCGTTCGACATGCACCTGCATACCGACTTCGACCCGGCCGGCGCCACCTCGGTGCTGGAGCTGTCGCGCCAGATCAACGACCGCGTGCACGTGGTGCCGCAGCATCCGCTGTCGCGCTGGCCTAACACCTTCAGCCATATCTTCGCCGGCGGCTATGCGGCGGGCTATTACAGCTACAAGTGGGCCGAGGTGCTGTCGGCCGACGTCTACGCGGCGTTCGAAGAGGCCGCGCAGCTGTCGGGCACGGTCCTCGACAGCGAAACCGGCGCGCGCTACCAGCGCGAGATCCTGTCGGTGGGCGGCAGCCGCCCGGCGATGGACTCGTTCGTGGCGTTCCGCGGCCGCGCGCCGCAGATCGACGCGCTGCTGCGCCACGGCGGGATGGCCGCATGA
- a CDS encoding acetyl-CoA hydrolase/transferase family protein: MYKERIRLARLHDKVVSADEAAALIRDGMTVGMSGFTRAGDCKEVPFALARRAATEPLRITLMTGASLGNDIDRVLAEADVIARRLPFQSDPTLRRKINAGEVMFIDQHLSETVEQLRSGQIAPVDVAVVEAVAITEQGGIIPSTSVGNSASFAMLARKVIVEINLNMPLELEGLHDIYFPVQRPYRQPIPLIAPAQRIGLPYIPIDPEKIAAIVITAKDDSPSNALPPDAGTSQIAGHLNEFLLREVRAGRLSPSLQPLQAGIGTIANAVLHGMVESPFRDLQMYSEVLQDSTIELLDAGRLAFASASSVTLTRAVYQRFLSNLDRYRSRLLLRPQEISNHPEILRRLGLITINTALECDIYGNVNSTHVGGTHMMNGIGGSGDFARNAHLSVFVTKSVAKGGDISSIVPMVAHVDHTEHDVDIIVTEHGLADLRGLAPRERARTIIANCADPQYRDLLGDYFRRACAHGGQTPHLVEEALSWHVAFRDRGTMQPARPAQALAA, encoded by the coding sequence ATGTACAAGGAACGCATTCGCCTGGCCAGGCTGCATGACAAGGTGGTCTCGGCCGACGAAGCCGCCGCGCTGATCCGCGACGGCATGACGGTAGGCATGAGCGGATTCACGCGCGCGGGCGACTGCAAGGAAGTGCCGTTCGCGCTCGCCCGTCGCGCCGCCACCGAGCCGCTGCGCATCACGCTGATGACCGGCGCCTCGCTCGGCAACGACATCGACCGGGTGCTGGCGGAGGCCGACGTGATCGCGCGCCGCCTGCCGTTCCAGTCCGATCCCACGCTGCGCCGCAAGATCAATGCGGGCGAAGTCATGTTCATCGACCAGCATCTGTCTGAGACCGTCGAGCAGTTGCGCTCGGGCCAGATTGCGCCGGTGGACGTCGCGGTGGTGGAAGCGGTGGCCATCACCGAGCAGGGCGGCATTATCCCCAGCACCTCGGTGGGCAACTCGGCCAGTTTCGCCATGCTGGCGCGCAAGGTGATCGTCGAGATCAACCTGAACATGCCGCTGGAGCTGGAAGGACTGCACGACATCTATTTCCCGGTGCAGCGTCCGTACCGCCAGCCGATCCCGCTGATCGCGCCCGCGCAGCGCATCGGCCTGCCGTATATCCCGATCGATCCCGAGAAGATCGCGGCCATTGTCATCACCGCCAAGGACGACAGCCCGTCCAACGCGCTGCCGCCGGATGCCGGCACCAGCCAGATCGCCGGCCATCTCAATGAATTCCTGCTGCGCGAAGTGCGCGCCGGCCGGCTGTCGCCGTCGCTGCAGCCGTTGCAGGCCGGCATTGGCACCATTGCCAACGCGGTGCTGCACGGGATGGTCGAGTCGCCGTTCCGCGACCTGCAGATGTATTCCGAAGTGCTGCAGGACAGCACCATCGAGCTGCTGGATGCGGGGCGCCTGGCCTTTGCCTCGGCCTCGTCGGTGACGCTGACGCGCGCGGTGTACCAGCGCTTCCTGTCGAACCTGGACCGTTACCGCTCGCGCCTGCTGCTGCGGCCGCAGGAAATCAGCAACCATCCGGAGATCCTGCGCCGGCTGGGGCTGATCACCATCAACACGGCGCTCGAGTGCGATATCTACGGCAACGTCAACTCGACCCATGTGGGCGGCACGCACATGATGAACGGCATCGGCGGCTCGGGTGACTTTGCCCGCAATGCGCACCTGTCGGTGTTCGTGACCAAGTCGGTGGCCAAGGGTGGCGATATCTCCAGCATCGTGCCGATGGTGGCGCACGTCGACCATACCGAGCACGATGTCGACATCATCGTCACCGAGCACGGCCTGGCCGATCTGCGCGGCCTGGCGCCGCGCGAACGCGCCCGCACCATCATCGCCAACTGCGCCGACCCGCAATACCGCGACCTGCTGGGCGATTACTTCCGCCGCGCCTGCGCGCATGGCGGCCAGACCCCGCACCTGGTGGAAGAGGCGCTGTCCTGGCATGTCGCCTTCCGCGACCGCGGCACCATGCAGCCGGCGCGGCCGGCGCAGGCGCTGGCTGCTTGA
- a CDS encoding 8-oxoguanine deaminase: MTLIALNADVLVTMDAQRREIRDGALVAEGPAVQWVGPTAELPPQYRRMVDDGSAQVLDMRGRVVTPGLVNTHHHMYQSLTRAVPAAQDAELFSWLTNLYMLWSHLTPEMIAVSTKTAMAELMLSGCTTTSDHLYLFPNGSRLDDSIAAAQEMGMRFHAARGSMSVGRSKGGLPPDVVVEEEAAILRDSQRLVEQYHDSARHAMLRVVLAPCSPFSVSRDLMRESAVMARHYGVSLHTHLAENDNDIAYSRKKFGLTPAQYAEDLGWVGHDVWHAHCVKLDDEGIALFARTGTGVAHCPCSNMRLASGIAPVRAMRDAGVPVGLGVDGSASNDGAHMLGEARQAMLLQRVGYGPAAMSAREALEIATLGGARVLNRDDIGALAPGMSADFVAFDLASVGFAGAGHDPVAALVFCTPANVAASVINGREVVRDGELLTADLPAVLLRHRALARTLFERASVGA, encoded by the coding sequence ATGACCCTGATCGCCCTCAATGCCGACGTCCTGGTGACCATGGACGCGCAGCGCCGCGAGATCCGCGACGGTGCGCTGGTCGCCGAAGGCCCCGCGGTGCAATGGGTCGGCCCGACCGCTGAGCTGCCGCCGCAATACCGGCGCATGGTCGACGACGGCAGCGCGCAGGTGCTGGATATGCGCGGCCGCGTGGTCACGCCCGGGCTGGTCAACACGCACCACCACATGTACCAGAGCCTGACGCGCGCGGTGCCGGCGGCGCAGGATGCCGAGCTGTTCTCGTGGCTGACCAACCTGTACATGCTGTGGTCGCACCTGACGCCGGAAATGATCGCGGTGTCGACCAAGACTGCGATGGCCGAGCTGATGCTGTCGGGCTGCACCACCACCAGCGACCACCTTTATCTGTTTCCCAATGGCTCGCGCCTGGACGACTCGATCGCCGCGGCGCAGGAGATGGGCATGCGCTTCCATGCCGCGCGCGGCTCGATGAGCGTGGGCCGCAGCAAGGGCGGCCTGCCGCCGGACGTGGTGGTGGAAGAGGAGGCCGCCATCTTGCGCGACAGCCAGCGGCTGGTGGAGCAGTACCACGACAGCGCGCGCCACGCGATGCTGCGCGTGGTGCTGGCACCGTGCTCGCCGTTCTCGGTATCGCGCGACCTGATGCGGGAATCGGCGGTGATGGCGCGCCACTACGGCGTGTCGCTGCATACGCACCTGGCCGAGAACGACAACGACATTGCCTATTCGCGCAAGAAATTCGGCCTGACGCCGGCGCAGTATGCCGAGGACCTGGGCTGGGTCGGCCACGATGTCTGGCACGCGCACTGCGTCAAGCTGGACGACGAGGGCATCGCGCTGTTCGCCCGCACCGGCACTGGGGTGGCGCATTGCCCGTGCTCGAACATGCGGCTGGCGTCGGGCATTGCGCCGGTGCGTGCCATGCGCGATGCGGGCGTGCCGGTGGGGCTGGGCGTGGACGGCAGCGCGTCGAACGACGGCGCGCATATGCTTGGCGAGGCGCGCCAGGCGATGCTGCTGCAGCGGGTCGGCTACGGTCCGGCCGCGATGAGCGCGCGCGAGGCGCTGGAAATCGCCACGCTGGGTGGCGCGCGCGTGCTCAACCGCGACGATATCGGCGCGCTGGCGCCGGGCATGTCGGCGGACTTCGTCGCCTTCGACCTGGCGTCGGTCGGGTTTGCCGGCGCCGGCCATGACCCGGTGGCGGCGCTGGTGTTCTGCACGCCGGCCAATGTCGCGGCCAGTGTGATCAATGGCAGGGAAGTAGTGCGCGACGGCGAGCTGCTGACGGCCGACCTGCCCGCGGTGCTGCTGCGCCATCGCGCGCTGGCGCGCACGCTGTTCGAGCGGGCCAGCGTTGGCGCGTGA
- a CDS encoding DUF1488 domain-containing protein, which translates to MDIKFQEQERYDINNEGLLFQALVNGEKVTCVVTREALWEGFSADQVLSLEEAFRAGRETIERAAVVLIEQGAPQPIVVKRAHVAPI; encoded by the coding sequence ATGGATATCAAATTCCAAGAGCAAGAGCGCTACGACATCAATAACGAAGGCTTGTTGTTCCAGGCACTTGTCAATGGCGAGAAGGTGACTTGCGTGGTGACACGCGAAGCACTGTGGGAAGGTTTCAGCGCCGACCAGGTGCTGTCACTTGAAGAAGCATTCCGCGCCGGCCGCGAAACCATCGAACGCGCCGCCGTGGTGCTGATCGAGCAGGGTGCGCCGCAGCCTATCGTCGTCAAGCGCGCCCACGTGGCGCCGATCTGA
- the hpaR gene encoding homoprotocatechuate degradation operon regulator HpaR, with protein MFRHRNLPHLLLQAREALLAGFRPVLRQFGVTEQQWRVLRTLNERGPMEPNQLAEACLILSPSLTRMLAGMEDAGLVARTRSATDQRRQLVNLTNAARDVIAQMEPLIDARYQQLAQQLGAERLAEVYRALDAMLASLGPQPATPQSSAPAPAALPPSGRGGEAG; from the coding sequence ATGTTTCGCCATCGCAATCTCCCCCACCTGCTGCTGCAAGCGCGCGAAGCGTTGCTGGCCGGCTTCCGGCCGGTCCTGCGGCAATTCGGCGTGACCGAGCAGCAATGGCGCGTGCTGCGCACGCTCAACGAGCGCGGGCCGATGGAGCCCAACCAGCTCGCCGAGGCCTGCCTGATCCTGAGCCCCAGCCTGACCCGCATGCTGGCGGGCATGGAAGACGCCGGGCTGGTGGCACGCACGCGCTCGGCCACCGACCAGCGCCGCCAGCTGGTCAACCTGACCAATGCCGCGCGCGACGTCATCGCGCAGATGGAACCACTGATCGACGCCCGCTACCAGCAGCTCGCACAGCAGCTGGGCGCCGAGCGCCTGGCCGAGGTCTATCGCGCGCTCGACGCCATGCTGGCGAGCCTGGGCCCGCAGCCGGCCACACCTCAATCCAGTGCGCCAGCCCCAGCCGCCTTGCCGCCCTCCGGACGCGGTGGCGAAGCCGGCTAG